The following are encoded in a window of Rubellicoccus peritrichatus genomic DNA:
- a CDS encoding serine/threonine-protein kinase: MERLKHLFNEIHYELSRLIAEGGMGVVYEGRQHGTDEFCKVVAIKLIKEEFSAIEEFRNNFIGEARLVADLIHTNIVQTYHLGSLGDQYFMVMEFVNGINTEDFIARHIETNQHVPIDLAVFIVSRICRGLAYAHQKQDTFGRPLGIVHRDVGPKNVMLAYEGDVKITDFGIAKALDLMYNEEGEVIAGKDEYLSPEQARKEVTDHRADIFPCGIFLAELILGYNIFEGENPEDTRDKILNLELPDFRRMRDGVDDRLNDILYKALNRDKDERYQTSYEMLTALEMYIYGDGYGPTNEKLAIYLKDLYSGDGDRAAERYHMSKTQPPMV, translated from the coding sequence TAAGTCGTCTTATTGCAGAAGGCGGAATGGGAGTCGTTTATGAAGGTCGTCAACATGGCACGGATGAGTTCTGTAAGGTGGTCGCCATCAAGCTGATTAAGGAAGAGTTTTCTGCCATAGAAGAATTTAGAAACAACTTCATTGGTGAAGCCCGTCTGGTTGCTGACCTCATTCACACCAACATCGTTCAAACTTATCATCTTGGCTCTCTCGGTGACCAGTATTTCATGGTCATGGAGTTTGTGAACGGGATCAATACGGAGGACTTCATTGCCCGCCACATTGAGACCAATCAGCATGTTCCGATCGATCTGGCTGTATTCATTGTTTCACGCATTTGCCGTGGTCTGGCCTATGCCCACCAGAAGCAGGACACCTTTGGCCGCCCATTGGGGATCGTCCACCGTGATGTTGGTCCGAAAAACGTCATGCTAGCTTATGAGGGTGATGTCAAAATCACCGACTTCGGTATAGCGAAAGCACTGGACCTCATGTACAATGAGGAAGGTGAAGTCATTGCAGGCAAGGACGAATATCTCTCCCCGGAGCAAGCCCGCAAGGAAGTGACCGATCACCGTGCTGATATCTTTCCCTGTGGCATTTTCCTGGCAGAGCTGATTCTTGGATACAATATTTTTGAGGGGGAAAACCCTGAAGATACTCGGGACAAAATCCTTAACCTCGAGCTGCCTGACTTCCGCCGCATGCGTGATGGTGTCGATGACCGTCTCAATGACATCCTTTACAAGGCCTTAAACCGAGATAAAGACGAGCGCTACCAGACTTCTTACGAGATGCTGACTGCACTCGAAATGTATATCTATGGAGACGGCTATGGCCCAACCAATGAGAAGCTGGCGATTTATCTAAAGGATCTTTACAGCGGCGATGGCGACCGTGCAGCAGAACGTTACCATATGAGTAAAACCCAGCCCCCCATGGTCTGA